The proteins below are encoded in one region of Bombus terrestris chromosome 7, iyBomTerr1.2, whole genome shotgun sequence:
- the LOC125385392 gene encoding uncharacterized protein LOC125385392 yields the protein MATYPTGQEIAAIYAFSRFSKNTDSSTPLPFEPLQHDLLVTAQKCSVPIGALNTLSTTSKRYITVTITSIDGTYERNLTFLIIPTIASWVPNQPVDRSTIQIPRNLQLADPRFHRPAPIEILLSAGPTLASLCVGQLDISQANGPDLRLQKTRFGWVIGGSPTSQSLAYAFHTSTTALQADLARFWEIDEGPPTARISESERQCEEHFRNHVQRNNEGRYVVALPFNETTPPLGSSKAMAMKRLTSLCRRFQRDKQFEADYHAVIQEYLELGHMTKITTDHCTDDGYFLPHHGVIKESSQTTKLRVVFDGSAPTTTGVSLNNVLHTGPKLQDDIFLILLRFRFHQYVITGDVEKMYRQFLVRPEDRKFQQILWRNSDGEVDIYQLNTVTFGLSAAPYLAIRCLKQLADDEGHRYPRAAMVLQRDFYVDDVLTGADTKNEAQILRTELIELLKLAGLNIRKWAANDRELLRGLSEQDINDKLLLGESQTFKTLGVVWNSFDDSILYSVKINPTASRITKRTISSEIAKIYDPLGLLAPVIVRAKMLLQRLWILKLDWDESLPADVHTEWSKYYSQLPLLNNVKFPRKTIIKTAAEIELHGFCDASERAYGACVYLRTIAPDGHVWTRLLTARSKVAPLKSQTIPRLELSGALLLASLATTVLQALPSNISQTVYWTDSTIVLHWINTSHAENLRRQSCDRDSTKDSHLRLAPHSHYR from the exons ATGGCAACATACCCTACCGGACAAGAAATTGCCGCCATATACGCATTTAGtagattttctaaaaatacGGACTCATCGACCCCACTCCCTTTTGAACCATTGCAACACGACTTGTTAGTCACAGCGCAG aaatgttcggtcccaatcggagcaCTCAACACGTTATCGACGACCTCGAAACGCTACATCACGGTCACGATCACCTCTATTGACGGCACATACGAACGCAACTTGACGTTTCTGATCATACCGACTATCGCGTCTTGGGTCCCAAACCAACCCGTAGATCGCTCAACGATACAGATACCTAGGAATCTCCAATTAGCCGATCCAAGATTCCATAGACCTGCtccgatcgaaatattgttgagcgCCGGACCAACACTAGCATCACTCTGTGTCGGCCAACTTGATATCAGTCAAGCAAACGGGCCCGACTTGCGTCTGCAAAAGACGAGATTCGGATGggtcatcggggggagcccaacctcacaatcattagcatacgcatttcacacctccacgacggctttacaggcggacctcgcccgtttttgggaaatcgacgagggaccgCCCACCGCACGAATTTCGGAATCGGAACGACAGTGCGAGGAGCACTTTCGAAATCACGTTCAACGCAATAACGAAGGGCGATACGTTGTCGCTCTCCCATTCAACGAAACAACTCCTCCGCTTGGATCTTCGAAAGCCATGGCAATGAAGCGACTCACTTCCCTCTGCCGTCGATTCCAACGAGACAAACAATTCGAAGCCGACTATCACGCCGTAATACAAGAATACTTGGAATTAGGACATATGACGAAGATCACCACGGACCACTGCACGGACGACGGATATTTTCTGCCACATCACGGCGTGATCAAAGAATCCAGCCAGACTACAAAACTCCGAGTTGTGTTTGACGGATCTGCACCAAccaccaccggagtttcattaaacaacgtacttcatacgggaccgaaactacaagacgacatatttcttatccttttaagatttcgttttcatcagtatgtcattacaggcgatgtcgaaaagatgtatcgacaatttcttgtgcgtccagaggatcggaaattccaacaaatcttGTGGCGCAACTCGGACGGAGAAGTGGACATCTATCAACTTAACACAGTGACATTCGGGCTGTCAGCGGCCCCCTATCTAGCCATTCGGTGCCTCAAACAACTGGCAGACGACGAGGGACATCGATACCCACGAGCAGCGATGGTCTTACAGCGAGACTTCTACGTCGACGATGTTCTCACAGGAGCCGATACAAAGAACGAGGCACAAATACTGAGAACGGAGCTCATAGAATTGCTTAAACTAGCCGGCTTAAACATCCGAAAATGGGCAGCGAACGACCGGGAACTGCTACGAGGACTTTCCGAGCAGGACATAAACGATAAGCTGCTACTAGGCGAATCGCAAACTTTCAAAACTCTGGGTGTTGTTTGGAATTCCTTTGACGATTCGATCCTATATTCCGTCAAAATCAATCCTACCGCCTCTCGAATTACGAAGAGAACAATCAGCTCCGAAATTGCCAAGATCTACGACCCTCTTGGATTACTGGCACCAGTGATCGTTCGCGCTAAGATGTTGCTCCAACGACTTTGGATTTTAAAACTTGACTGGGACGAATCTCTTCCGGCTGACGTACACACAGAATGGAGCAAATATTATTCACAGCTACCTTTGCTAAATAACGTGAAGTTTCCACGTAAAACTATAATCAAGACTGCAGCGGAAATCGAATTACACGGATTCTGCGACGCCAGCGAAAGGGCGTATGGGGCATGCGTCTACCTTCGCACCATCGCTCCGGATGGTCATGTTTGGACACGACTCCTCACTGCAAGGTCAAAGGTGGCTCCACTCAAATCACAAACCATTCCAAGGCTGGAACTGAGTGGAGCACTTCTTCTCGCATCATTGGCCACTACAGTCCTTCAAGCGTTACCAAGCAACATTTCTCAGACCGTTTACTGGACTGATTCTACAATCGTTCTACACTGGATTAATACCTCACACGCTGAAAACCTTCGTCGCCAATCGTGTGACAGAGATTCAACAAAAGACTCACACCTCAGATTGGCGCCACATTCCCACTACCGATAA